From a single Mobula birostris isolate sMobBir1 chromosome 13, sMobBir1.hap1, whole genome shotgun sequence genomic region:
- the LOC140208174 gene encoding hemoglobin subunit alpha-like, translating to MAFSDSEKQIMEEIGNHIKANAEAWGADALVRLFTVYPQTKKNFKKFTGFKDCDPSVRNHGRLVMKALADAAHDVDHMGKHLEGLAIEYREELQMDPHYIHMLTNCIVLTLAIHLPTFTPAYHCAVGKFLKVVSDELSSKYH from the exons ATGGCATTCTCTGACAGCGAGAAACAGATTATGGAAGAAATTGGCAACCACATAAAGGCAAATGCTGAAGCTTGGGGTGCGGATGCTTTAGTCAG GTTGTTTACTGTCTATCCTCAAACTAAGAAAAATTTCAAGAAATTCACTGGCTTCAAAGACTGTGACCCATCGGTCAGAAATCACGGTCGCCTGGTAATGAAAGCATTGGCGGATGCAGCCCATGACGTGGACCACATGGGTAAACACCTGGAAGGGCTTGCCATTGAATATCGTGAAGAACTGCAGATGGATCCTCATTACATTCAC ATGCTCACCAATTGTATCGTACTCACCCTGGCCATTCACTTGCCTACGTTCACCCCTGCATACCACTGTGCAGTTGGTAAATTTCTTAAGGTGGTCTCGGATGAATTGAGCTCCAAATACCATTAA